One region of Nitrosopumilaceae archaeon genomic DNA includes:
- a CDS encoding adenosylcobalamin-dependent ribonucleoside-diphosphate reductase yields MTDFSQIENSIIEVKKRDGRVLNFQKDKISNAVYKALVACGRPEHSLADKLADRVMEKLVNQGYSATGAPSVEDVQDMVESTLIDEGLGEIAKAYILYRHERRKLREEKMKVLDSKSLDSVAKKFDLNCLRVLASRYLMRNNKGTIIESPGEMFERVAILVGIGDLLKDSTIFAVEGGNTQNIEEASRYLDKLDDFDYKFKIGKYLLNKWHFRSLIIHYTDLAKHGQMKVGIKEFLTMLAARKFDQYAERISEYYDLMVSQDFLPNSPTMMNAGGRLGQLSACFVLAMPDDMEKIMKSSSDAALIFKSGGGVGINYSDLREEGDMVASTSGVASGPVSFMNIINTVTEVVKQGGKRRGANMGIIESWHPDIEKFVTAKTKPGVLENFNVSVGVWEDFWDALVNSKDGKYTLRSPRDNSPVREINAHQLIDLIALSAWKSAEPGLIFFDLINKYNVFAKARGGPIRATNPCGEQSLYPYESCNLGSINLANYVKRKADGQYEFDWQRYEETIRKTTRFLDNVIDVNNYPIPEIDKASKDSRRIGLGVMGVADLLFKLRIPYNSQEGYEFQEKLAEALTYYSMEESVALAKTRGAFPLCEKTEFPEGKIPVAGYYEKPKNGRSYDWDALISKIQKHGIRNVLTTTVAPTGTLSMIGDCSNGMEPMFALAFEKRVTVGRFFYTNKIFEEVLKEHGLYNDQILEKIANNYGSLKGIPEIPEWMQKIFVTAMDIHWADHLMAQAVWQKWIGNAIAKTINMPYDVTAEDIKAAYLIAHELGLKGITIYRDGSRHEQVLHMTGDNVQKIFQVTPSQYVTDYVAKNVTNPYLKAQTEKALQIKIPETSVQSPQVPLTQEQIEERLCPTCKNNLVFAEGCNVCIECGYSGCTSG; encoded by the coding sequence TTGACAGATTTTTCACAAATAGAGAACTCGATCATTGAAGTAAAAAAACGCGACGGTCGAGTGTTAAATTTCCAGAAGGACAAAATTTCAAACGCAGTATACAAGGCTTTAGTTGCTTGTGGTAGACCAGAACACAGCTTGGCTGATAAATTGGCAGATCGAGTAATGGAGAAACTTGTTAATCAAGGTTATTCTGCTACTGGTGCACCAAGCGTGGAAGACGTACAAGATATGGTTGAATCTACTTTAATAGATGAAGGACTTGGTGAAATTGCCAAAGCCTATATACTTTACAGACACGAACGAAGAAAACTTCGAGAAGAAAAAATGAAGGTTCTTGATTCCAAATCTCTTGATAGTGTAGCAAAGAAGTTTGATCTTAACTGCCTGAGAGTTTTGGCATCACGATACCTGATGCGCAATAACAAGGGAACAATAATTGAAAGTCCAGGAGAGATGTTTGAACGAGTAGCAATTTTGGTTGGAATTGGAGATCTACTAAAGGATTCTACCATATTTGCAGTAGAAGGAGGAAATACACAAAACATAGAGGAAGCTTCACGATATCTTGATAAACTCGATGACTTTGATTACAAATTCAAGATTGGCAAGTATCTTCTTAACAAATGGCATTTTAGGTCATTAATCATTCACTACACAGACTTGGCCAAGCATGGTCAGATGAAAGTAGGCATAAAAGAATTTCTTACCATGCTTGCAGCAAGAAAATTTGATCAATATGCAGAGAGAATCTCAGAATATTATGATCTAATGGTCTCACAAGACTTTCTACCAAATTCTCCCACTATGATGAATGCGGGTGGTAGACTGGGTCAGCTCTCAGCTTGCTTTGTGCTTGCCATGCCTGATGATATGGAGAAAATAATGAAATCGTCTTCAGATGCAGCATTAATTTTCAAATCTGGTGGAGGAGTAGGCATCAACTATTCTGATCTTAGAGAAGAAGGAGATATGGTAGCATCTACATCTGGCGTTGCCTCTGGTCCTGTGTCATTTATGAATATTATAAACACAGTAACTGAAGTTGTTAAACAAGGAGGGAAACGAAGAGGTGCAAACATGGGAATTATCGAATCATGGCATCCTGATATTGAAAAATTTGTTACTGCAAAAACAAAACCAGGCGTTTTAGAAAACTTTAACGTAAGTGTTGGGGTATGGGAAGATTTCTGGGATGCACTTGTAAATTCAAAAGATGGAAAATATACTCTTCGAAGTCCACGTGATAACTCACCAGTACGAGAAATAAATGCACACCAACTAATTGATCTAATTGCACTTTCAGCTTGGAAAAGTGCTGAACCCGGTCTAATCTTCTTTGATCTTATCAACAAATACAATGTATTTGCAAAAGCTAGAGGTGGACCAATACGAGCTACAAATCCTTGTGGAGAACAAAGTTTGTATCCATATGAATCATGCAATCTGGGATCTATCAATCTGGCAAACTATGTTAAACGAAAAGCTGATGGACAATATGAATTTGATTGGCAAAGATATGAAGAGACAATTCGAAAGACAACAAGATTCTTGGATAATGTTATAGATGTTAACAATTATCCAATTCCTGAGATCGATAAGGCATCAAAGGATTCACGCAGAATTGGACTTGGTGTCATGGGGGTTGCAGATCTTCTCTTTAAGCTACGAATTCCGTATAATTCACAAGAAGGTTACGAATTCCAAGAAAAACTTGCTGAAGCATTAACTTACTATTCCATGGAAGAAAGTGTAGCCTTGGCAAAAACACGAGGCGCATTTCCATTATGTGAAAAAACAGAATTTCCTGAAGGAAAAATACCTGTGGCAGGATATTACGAAAAACCAAAGAATGGTCGCTCGTATGATTGGGATGCATTAATTAGCAAGATCCAAAAGCATGGTATTAGAAACGTACTGACAACTACAGTAGCTCCTACGGGTACTTTATCAATGATTGGTGATTGCTCAAATGGAATGGAACCAATGTTTGCTTTAGCATTTGAAAAACGTGTAACTGTTGGAAGATTCTTTTACACAAACAAAATCTTTGAAGAAGTTCTCAAAGAACATGGACTATACAACGATCAAATACTAGAAAAAATCGCAAATAACTATGGTTCACTGAAAGGAATTCCAGAAATTCCAGAATGGATGCAGAAAATATTTGTTACAGCAATGGACATACACTGGGCTGATCACCTTATGGCACAAGCTGTGTGGCAAAAGTGGATTGGAAATGCCATTGCAAAGACAATTAACATGCCATATGATGTGACTGCTGAAGATATCAAAGCAGCATATCTAATAGCACATGAGCTTGGACTCAAAGGAATCACGATATATAGAGATGGTTCGAGACATGAACAAGTCTTACATATGACTGGTGATAATGTACAAAAAATATTCCAAGTAACTCCAAGTCAGTATGTAACAGATTATGTTGCAAAAAATGTCACAAATCCATATCTAAAAGCACAAACCGAAAAAGCATTGCAGATAAAGATTCCAGAAACATCAGTACAATCCCCACAAGTTCCACTTACCCAAGAACAGATAGAAGAAAGACTATGTCCAACATGCAAAAACAACTTGGTCTTTGCAGAAGGATGTAATGTCTGTATAGAATGTGGATACAGCGGCTGTACATCAGGATAG
- the nrdD gene encoding anaerobic ribonucleoside-triphosphate reductase yields the protein MELSEDFGEQKRGGILQSASKRVRMIFSVMASPNRIDILRILNSKGPLTYSELKSLAGFKSKKESGKFAYHLRKLLRQSLVALNKSERRYTITNLGKLVLSLARQIEERSIIESGKMYVRTSHESIEEFNSHKIIQSLVREGSLPLELAQKITEEVENRIYKFQTSYLTASLIREMVNSVLLEQGHEDYRHKLARFGLPAYDIHEMITNVDGIHNGVEGLLFKTGQTVFGEHLVLNTLPKDVADSHLSGDIHITNTGIWSLLPDTVFVNIKELLEDGIDLRGKFLGVTRVPPINTLDELATSLSLLTSLLFREASQEVIMDGLVTILQKYSKNLGEVEEKITSAFAATSTAPRYSKNGTLASFRISLGSDSKLIGVILESYKKYVKSTPTPSIGIIIDYEKGKVSEFSDILSEIIALGGRVSFSKGIVSNKGILRGDAKTTGTTINLQSLSINMPRLAFESNKDETYFRARLALLMKPALAAMSLRKKEISDLTRRGLNPILANNTQYMQKGSVTLVVNLIGLKEAVFGILGYENNKAGQEIFSKVIATAMEVATKKGKEMGDNVTISMTESDAAARFSALDGEKYGKMSVLQYVEGESYSEGIVLNAPEIEGMNLKTDKIVEANHMSKALNGGLLVQLKIPDNADAAIIKKAIEKTSELVSSFRPIRKVHICSNCGLKEEKLTDKCPTCKSPYILA from the coding sequence ATGGAACTGAGTGAGGACTTTGGTGAGCAAAAGCGAGGAGGTATTTTACAATCAGCATCAAAACGTGTAAGAATGATCTTTTCGGTAATGGCAAGCCCGAACAGGATCGATATTTTACGTATCCTAAATTCAAAAGGACCTCTTACTTATTCAGAATTAAAATCTCTTGCTGGATTTAAATCAAAAAAAGAAAGTGGTAAATTTGCATACCACTTAAGAAAACTACTAAGACAATCTCTAGTGGCTCTGAATAAATCAGAAAGACGTTACACTATTACAAATTTAGGAAAACTAGTCCTAAGTCTTGCTAGACAAATTGAAGAACGCTCTATAATAGAGAGTGGCAAGATGTATGTCAGAACCTCACATGAATCAATAGAGGAGTTTAACTCACATAAGATAATCCAGTCTCTTGTACGTGAAGGTAGCCTTCCACTTGAACTTGCCCAAAAAATAACTGAAGAGGTAGAAAACCGTATCTACAAATTCCAAACTTCATACCTTACTGCCTCATTGATACGTGAAATGGTAAATTCTGTCCTTTTAGAGCAAGGACATGAGGATTATAGGCATAAACTTGCTAGGTTTGGGCTTCCTGCATATGACATTCATGAAATGATAACAAACGTGGATGGTATTCATAATGGTGTAGAGGGTCTCCTCTTTAAGACTGGTCAAACAGTCTTTGGAGAACATCTGGTTCTAAACACACTACCAAAAGATGTTGCTGATTCACATCTTTCAGGAGATATTCATATAACAAATACTGGAATATGGTCACTTTTACCAGATACAGTATTTGTAAACATCAAAGAACTCTTAGAAGACGGTATAGATCTTCGAGGAAAATTCCTTGGAGTAACTAGGGTGCCTCCAATAAATACATTAGATGAACTTGCTACATCATTATCGTTACTCACTTCATTATTGTTTAGAGAAGCATCACAGGAAGTGATAATGGATGGATTAGTAACAATTTTGCAAAAATATTCAAAAAATCTTGGTGAAGTAGAAGAAAAGATTACAAGTGCATTTGCAGCAACATCAACTGCTCCAAGATACAGTAAAAATGGTACACTTGCTTCCTTTAGAATCTCACTTGGAAGTGATTCAAAATTAATAGGTGTAATACTTGAAAGTTACAAAAAATATGTAAAATCAACACCCACTCCTTCAATTGGTATTATAATAGACTATGAAAAAGGCAAAGTTAGCGAGTTTTCCGATATACTCTCTGAAATTATTGCACTAGGAGGGCGTGTAAGCTTTTCAAAGGGTATTGTATCAAATAAAGGAATCTTACGAGGAGATGCAAAAACTACTGGAACTACAATTAACCTTCAGTCACTTTCAATTAATATGCCTAGACTTGCATTTGAATCCAATAAAGATGAAACATACTTTAGAGCACGTCTTGCACTCTTGATGAAGCCTGCACTTGCAGCAATGTCACTTAGGAAGAAGGAAATATCAGATCTAACTAGACGCGGACTTAATCCAATTCTTGCAAATAATACCCAATACATGCAAAAGGGCTCAGTTACCTTAGTAGTTAATCTGATCGGCTTAAAGGAGGCAGTGTTTGGAATACTTGGATATGAAAATAACAAAGCTGGACAAGAAATATTCTCTAAAGTTATAGCAACAGCAATGGAAGTAGCAACCAAGAAAGGAAAAGAGATGGGTGATAATGTTACCATATCTATGACTGAAAGCGATGCGGCAGCACGATTTTCAGCCTTGGATGGGGAAAAATATGGTAAGATGTCTGTTCTCCAATACGTAGAAGGCGAATCATATTCTGAAGGAATAGTACTAAATGCTCCAGAAATAGAAGGAATGAATCTAAAAACAGATAAAATTGTTGAGGCTAATCACATGTCAAAAGCTCTTAATGGTGGATTGCTAGTACAATTAAAAATCCCAGATAACGCAGATGCAGCAATAATAAAAAAGGCTATAGAAAAAACAAGTGAACTTGTAAGTTCATTCAGGCCAATACGAAAGGTGCATATTTGTAGTAATTGTGGCCTAAAGGAAGAAAAACTTACTGACAAATGTCCTACTTGCAAATCACCATACATACTTGCCTAA
- a CDS encoding OB-fold domain-containing protein, which translates to MYKLLTKEEFINSAKEGKVLARKCTKCGHLHLVTTYFCQNCGNKGFENIFIEGKGSVVTYTIITVPPDGYEKYVPYAWVVMNLDGIDLRISGFMSDIQSPADLPLGTRVRIVGYDERGMLIEKL; encoded by the coding sequence GTGTATAAATTGTTAACAAAAGAAGAATTCATCAATAGTGCCAAGGAAGGTAAGGTTCTTGCCCGAAAATGCACAAAATGTGGACATTTACACCTAGTTACCACCTATTTCTGCCAAAATTGTGGAAATAAGGGATTTGAAAATATATTCATTGAGGGAAAAGGCTCAGTTGTAACCTATACCATAATAACGGTTCCACCAGACGGATATGAAAAATACGTTCCATATGCTTGGGTGGTAATGAATCTAGATGGTATAGATCTTCGAATTTCAGGATTTATGTCAGATATACAGTCCCCCGCAGATCTTCCACTTGGAACAAGAGTAAGAATTGTTGGATATGATGAACGTGGAATGTTGATTGAAAAACTGTAA
- a CDS encoding thiolase domain-containing protein — translation MEKVCVIGAGSTKYGKLQDSITDIAIQASVDAIESAGIEPKEIQAGYISNVFGIADKQVHLGPVIMSDLGIPEVPSLSIESACGSGSVSFREAYANVAAGFYDAVLATGVEKVTHTGTEWTTTYFSYCSDFFYEGGAGASFPGLFASMARAYLAEFKATEEDLAMVAIKNHDNGLLNPKAHLRKKITIDDVMKSAVVASPLKLYDCCPFSDGASAVIICSEKFAKEHTKNYIQVVGSGRGGSPAALQGREHITTIPSTKIAAQAAYKMAGIIPKDIDFAEVHDCFTIAELVDTEDLGFFEKGKAVEAVRQGMTRLNGAIPINPSGGLKSKGHPIGATGIGQVVEVFDQLTGKAGERTIKDAKIGLTHNFGATGASCAVHIFKSV, via the coding sequence GTGGAAAAGGTTTGTGTTATTGGTGCAGGCAGCACAAAATATGGTAAATTACAAGATAGCATTACAGACATAGCAATTCAGGCATCAGTTGATGCTATTGAGAGTGCAGGAATAGAACCAAAAGAAATTCAGGCAGGTTACATTTCTAATGTATTTGGTATAGCCGATAAACAGGTTCACTTGGGGCCAGTTATTATGAGTGATCTTGGTATTCCAGAAGTTCCGTCTTTATCAATTGAATCAGCATGTGGGAGTGGATCTGTTTCATTTCGAGAAGCTTATGCAAATGTTGCAGCTGGATTTTATGATGCAGTCTTAGCAACAGGAGTAGAAAAAGTAACTCATACAGGTACAGAATGGACTACAACATATTTTTCATATTGCTCTGATTTTTTTTATGAAGGAGGAGCAGGTGCGTCATTTCCAGGACTCTTTGCATCAATGGCAAGAGCTTATCTAGCTGAATTCAAAGCAACAGAAGAAGATCTTGCAATGGTCGCAATAAAAAATCACGATAACGGTTTGCTAAATCCAAAAGCACATCTGAGAAAAAAAATTACAATTGATGATGTTATGAAATCTGCTGTTGTTGCAAGCCCACTTAAATTATATGATTGCTGTCCATTTTCAGACGGAGCTAGTGCAGTGATTATATGCAGCGAAAAATTTGCAAAAGAGCATACAAAAAATTACATCCAAGTCGTGGGGTCAGGGAGGGGAGGATCTCCTGCAGCATTACAAGGAAGAGAACACATTACAACAATTCCAAGTACAAAGATTGCTGCTCAAGCTGCATACAAGATGGCGGGAATAATACCAAAGGATATTGATTTTGCTGAAGTACATGATTGTTTTACAATTGCAGAACTAGTTGATACTGAAGACTTGGGATTTTTTGAAAAAGGAAAAGCAGTTGAAGCTGTACGACAAGGAATGACCAGACTAAATGGAGCTATACCAATTAATCCATCAGGAGGATTAAAATCAAAAGGACACCCAATTGGTGCTACTGGAATTGGACAAGTAGTTGAAGTCTTTGATCAGTTAACAGGAAAAGCTGGAGAAAGAACAATAAAAGATGCTAAAATCGGTTTAACACATAACTTTGGCGCAACAGGTGCAAGCTGCGCTGTTCACATATTCAAAAGTGTATAA
- a CDS encoding DNA topoisomerase — MIVMQGKKNSQIQISVKRKTVDSRNSVKINERKIVKMKNEIKQYYDKNGYLSWSARKKKYIILGTNSPVNGLVECPQCHIGKLMVIRSRTTKKRFIGCSNYYNGCRASSPLIQRGMLCTTKILCKFCSWPIVLFRYSRKQKWIRQCANIKCKTREIKS, encoded by the coding sequence ATGATAGTGATGCAAGGAAAAAAAAATTCTCAGATTCAGATCTCAGTAAAGAGAAAAACAGTAGATTCAAGAAACTCTGTCAAAATTAATGAAAGAAAAATTGTAAAGATGAAAAATGAGATTAAACAATATTATGATAAAAACGGATATCTTTCTTGGTCTGCAAGAAAAAAGAAATACATCATACTTGGAACAAATTCTCCAGTAAATGGATTGGTTGAATGTCCTCAGTGTCATATTGGAAAGCTTATGGTAATACGTTCTCGTACAACAAAAAAAAGATTCATTGGATGTTCAAATTATTATAATGGATGTAGAGCATCATCACCACTTATACAAAGAGGAATGCTTTGTACAACTAAAATTTTATGTAAGTTTTGTTCTTGGCCAATTGTTCTTTTTAGATATTCTAGAAAACAAAAATGGATAAGACAGTGTGCAAATATAAAATGCAAAACAAGAGAAATTAAATCTTAA
- a CDS encoding carbon-nitrogen hydrolase family protein: MTKVALVQLKADIDKKKNLKKILGYINKAAKRGAKLCAFPEFMMFYTTASQSPKELASLAETINGEFVHSISKSARQNSIQVIGTFYEKSPKIDRVYDTTFLIDKNGKVLSKYRKIHLYDALGFKESNKLYAGSKIVKPTRTTIGKMGMMICYDLRFPEMSRTLASAGSEILVAPSAWVKGTMKEEHWITINKTRAIENGCYLISPDQVGNMYCGRSVVVDPYGKILLDMKKREGIGIVDISLDRVRQVRKNLPLLQNRRTDIYTDFKI; the protein is encoded by the coding sequence ATGACAAAAGTTGCACTTGTACAATTAAAAGCAGATATTGATAAGAAAAAAAATCTAAAAAAAATTCTTGGTTACATAAACAAAGCTGCAAAACGTGGAGCAAAACTATGTGCATTTCCAGAATTTATGATGTTCTATACAACAGCCTCTCAATCTCCAAAAGAGCTTGCAAGTTTAGCTGAAACAATCAATGGAGAATTCGTTCATTCAATTTCAAAATCTGCAAGACAAAATTCTATTCAAGTAATAGGAACATTTTATGAAAAAAGTCCAAAAATTGATCGTGTATACGATACCACTTTTCTTATTGATAAAAATGGCAAGGTATTATCAAAATACAGAAAAATTCACCTTTATGACGCACTTGGTTTTAAAGAATCTAACAAGCTTTATGCTGGATCTAAAATTGTAAAACCAACTAGAACAACAATAGGGAAGATGGGAATGATGATTTGCTATGACTTGCGATTTCCTGAAATGTCTAGAACACTTGCATCTGCTGGTTCAGAAATTCTTGTAGCACCATCTGCATGGGTAAAAGGTACGATGAAAGAGGAACATTGGATAACTATAAACAAAACGCGTGCAATTGAAAATGGCTGTTATCTTATTTCACCCGATCAAGTTGGTAACATGTACTGTGGACGAAGCGTGGTAGTTGATCCATATGGAAAAATATTATTGGATATGAAAAAAAGAGAAGGAATTGGGATTGTTGACATTTCACTTGACAGAGTGCGTCAGGTAAGAAAAAATTTACCGCTCTTACAAAATAGAAGAACAGATATCTATACAGATTTTAAGATTTAA
- a CDS encoding 4-oxalocrotonate tautomerase family protein, translating to MPLITISMYPGRTQKQKEDFAKAITKSAVEILKTKENHVIVVFEENPKENWYMAGNPL from the coding sequence ATGCCATTAATTACTATTTCAATGTATCCTGGCAGAACACAAAAACAAAAAGAGGATTTTGCTAAAGCAATAACAAAATCTGCAGTAGAAATTCTCAAGACCAAAGAAAATCATGTCATTGTGGTCTTTGAGGAAAACCCTAAAGAAAACTGGTATATGGCTGGAAATCCTCTTTAA
- a CDS encoding rhomboid family intramembrane serine protease: MIPLRDENPKPVGYKPYVTWTLIAINVIVFFWEISVIGQFYEFTNQNAEQIFLNYGTVPSEVTHGLIDKNYGVISSIFSSMFLHAGILHIGGNMLFLYIFGDNIEYRFGRGKFLALYLFWGIVADFVHILSDPSSVAPALGASGAISGVLGAYLVIYPNAKVVTLMFFGFFTRIIRISVKWYLPFWFIFQNVLPAFVGSSGSGVAFFAHIGGFLVGLLTGFLYKKTHSSEFTYGTRYGWKDYK; this comes from the coding sequence ATGATTCCATTACGTGATGAAAACCCAAAACCCGTAGGTTACAAACCTTATGTTACTTGGACACTTATTGCAATAAATGTAATTGTATTTTTTTGGGAGATTTCTGTTATAGGACAATTCTACGAGTTTACAAATCAGAATGCAGAACAAATTTTTCTTAACTATGGTACTGTCCCGTCAGAAGTAACTCATGGATTAATTGACAAAAATTATGGTGTAATATCATCAATTTTCAGTTCAATGTTTCTCCATGCAGGGATTTTACATATAGGAGGAAACATGTTATTTTTGTATATCTTTGGTGATAACATTGAATACAGATTTGGAAGAGGAAAATTTCTTGCATTGTATCTATTCTGGGGAATAGTTGCAGATTTTGTACACATATTATCTGATCCATCAAGTGTTGCTCCTGCATTAGGTGCATCAGGAGCAATTTCTGGTGTACTTGGAGCATATCTTGTGATATATCCTAATGCAAAAGTAGTAACTTTGATGTTCTTTGGGTTTTTCACTAGAATCATTCGTATTTCAGTAAAGTGGTATCTTCCATTTTGGTTCATATTTCAAAACGTCTTACCAGCATTTGTTGGTTCAAGTGGTTCTGGTGTTGCCTTTTTTGCCCATATAGGTGGATTTTTGGTAGGTTTGCTGACAGGTTTTCTTTACAAAAAAACACACAGCTCAGAATTCACGTATGGAACAAGATACGGATGGAAAGACTACAAGTAA
- a CDS encoding PEFG-CTERM sorting domain-containing protein, producing the protein MKSYLSKGILSAIFALALFSILGSMTLHHVYGDGFTMENLPPATVGNKKIQVFIKLTPPIITSNVNQDKTMFLRIFDANTNETVQKYSLWIEITKGNQLLMRDLFSTSTGTITLKITPTDTIGQWTIQADQDPVLNSWMSQSGGPINVLAPILKEGGLYHIHLELQTIDFLNNLFTPDTAPKFDSYLSVGDISNHTITYNNNNYNSEIISYYDKINNDFSFDPSKLQISYSMPFDWNTTRFQDRPIFVHEEIHIPKSFKEFTSTPTYVASVNGDPITGRRLIVDPYSLGDTVIAHILLNKIDIQNIAKTMPPGTNTMDFQLAPAVANVKTSSSVLTDFGGWGINLGWSPTQITANTQNNLKLTFFDAFTEQQVTGDVNYDLKILDSDGNTALSETSLTAKGGIDTQSLNLPSNGIYRVEINVKSIINNGLPDTSRIGIGRGDLVIPSTVTSDTIQNNTAKVPEFGSIASLVLVIAIVSVVAVTAKTRLQ; encoded by the coding sequence ATGAAGTCATATCTGTCTAAGGGTATCCTATCTGCAATTTTTGCTCTTGCACTTTTTTCTATCTTAGGATCTATGACTTTACATCATGTTTATGGAGATGGCTTTACAATGGAAAATCTTCCACCTGCAACAGTTGGAAATAAAAAAATTCAAGTTTTCATTAAACTTACTCCGCCTATTATTACCTCAAATGTTAATCAGGACAAGACCATGTTCCTTAGAATATTTGATGCAAATACAAATGAGACAGTTCAAAAATATTCACTCTGGATTGAGATAACAAAAGGCAATCAACTTTTGATGCGAGATCTTTTCTCCACCAGTACAGGAACAATAACTCTTAAGATTACTCCAACTGATACCATAGGGCAATGGACTATACAAGCTGATCAAGATCCTGTATTAAATTCGTGGATGTCACAGAGTGGTGGACCAATTAACGTACTGGCACCTATACTAAAAGAAGGAGGACTATATCACATTCATTTGGAATTGCAGACGATTGATTTTTTGAATAACCTTTTTACACCTGATACTGCTCCAAAATTTGATTCTTACCTAAGTGTTGGAGATATTTCAAATCACACTATAACATATAACAACAATAACTACAACTCTGAAATAATTTCATACTATGACAAAATCAATAACGATTTTAGCTTCGATCCATCAAAATTACAAATTTCATATTCTATGCCATTTGATTGGAATACGACTAGATTCCAAGATCGTCCTATCTTTGTACATGAAGAGATTCATATTCCAAAATCATTCAAAGAATTTACAAGTACTCCAACATATGTTGCAAGTGTAAATGGGGATCCGATCACTGGAAGACGACTAATTGTAGATCCATATTCTTTAGGTGATACTGTAATAGCGCATATTTTGTTAAACAAAATTGATATTCAAAATATCGCAAAAACTATGCCTCCTGGAACAAACACTATGGATTTTCAACTTGCACCAGCAGTTGCAAACGTCAAGACTTCTTCTAGTGTGCTAACTGATTTTGGTGGATGGGGAATTAATCTTGGTTGGTCTCCTACACAGATTACTGCAAATACACAAAATAATCTTAAACTGACATTTTTTGATGCCTTTACAGAGCAACAAGTAACTGGAGATGTAAACTATGACCTCAAAATATTAGATAGTGATGGTAATACAGCACTTTCTGAGACAAGTCTTACAGCAAAAGGGGGCATTGATACTCAATCGTTAAACTTGCCAAGCAATGGAATCTATAGAGTAGAAATTAACGTAAAATCTATAATTAACAATGGTCTACCTGACACAAGTAGAATAGGAATAGGTAGAGGAGATCTTGTTATCCCATCTACAGTTACAAGTGACACTATACAAAATAACACTGCAAAAGTACCAGAATTTGGTTCAATTGCATCACTAGTTCTTGTAATTGCCATAGTTAGCGTGGTAGCAGTCACTGCAAAAACTAGGTTACAATAG